A portion of the Campylobacter showae CSUNSWCD genome contains these proteins:
- a CDS encoding ABC transporter ATP-binding protein/permease → MQILKKFFIIASWFWTGKRSLVAWAMLAVTLGASLAIVKVATLMNAWDKKFYDAIEKFEKDLMLPLVGEFLAYTAVIVLFIVIGNWFKKLLVISWRENLSEEMENLWLKNANFYRLSGAAGFDNPDQRIAEDSLLLADKSVNLIKSMVYNLSKLFAFTFILWEASKVLHFSAFGREFAIEGFLVYVALVYTLFSSLITHLIGRSLKRLNYKKQQVEADYRVNLLITRENAEAVALMNGAGAEKSRFRASFSEVVRNWRVIMNAEFRLECFSASYLKITNLIPIFACLPLYFARAMTFGDMMRARSAFYSVQDGFAWFMDYYKQIMEWAASVERVYKFVEIAQAADSKVKFGAKFSGQNSNLDGVSESAQVTAANLAQDKFKSVKFDESGEQNELKCSNLQIFTPSGEKLVCGLNLNVKSGEWTLLRGASGTGKSSVFRYIAGIWDHGSGEVCVPCGTMVVPQKPFLACMSLRRLIAYPSDLQSADADFEGILRRVRLEKFTPELDEIKDWGKTLSGGEAQRLAFARVYFMQPVFLLLDEATSALDSALAKELLTALKRDFPHLGVLMITHQEELKFIFDKVINIGPVKQI, encoded by the coding sequence TTGCAGATTTTAAAGAAATTTTTCATCATCGCGAGCTGGTTTTGGACGGGTAAGCGCTCGCTAGTGGCGTGGGCGATGCTGGCCGTGACACTGGGGGCTAGCCTAGCCATCGTCAAGGTCGCGACGCTAATGAACGCTTGGGATAAAAAATTTTACGACGCGATCGAGAAATTTGAAAAAGATCTCATGCTCCCGCTTGTGGGCGAATTTCTCGCCTATACCGCCGTTATCGTGCTTTTTATCGTGATAGGAAACTGGTTTAAAAAGCTGCTCGTGATCTCGTGGCGCGAGAACCTAAGCGAAGAGATGGAAAATCTATGGCTAAAAAACGCAAATTTCTACCGATTGTCCGGCGCCGCTGGCTTTGATAACCCGGACCAGCGTATCGCCGAGGACAGCCTCCTGCTCGCCGACAAAAGCGTAAATCTCATAAAATCCATGGTTTATAACCTCTCCAAGCTTTTTGCTTTCACATTTATTCTTTGGGAAGCATCGAAGGTACTGCACTTTAGCGCGTTTGGCCGCGAGTTTGCGATAGAAGGCTTTTTGGTCTACGTCGCGCTCGTTTATACGCTTTTTAGCTCGCTAATAACCCACCTCATCGGCCGTAGCTTAAAGCGCCTAAACTACAAAAAACAGCAGGTTGAGGCCGACTACCGTGTAAATCTACTAATCACCCGCGAAAACGCTGAAGCCGTCGCGCTAATGAATGGTGCCGGCGCTGAAAAATCGCGCTTTAGAGCGAGTTTTAGCGAGGTCGTGCGCAACTGGCGTGTCATCATGAACGCCGAGTTTCGCCTAGAGTGCTTTTCGGCTAGCTACTTAAAAATCACGAATCTAATCCCCATTTTCGCCTGTTTGCCGCTTTATTTCGCGCGGGCGATGACGTTTGGCGACATGATGCGGGCGCGCTCGGCGTTTTATAGCGTGCAGGACGGCTTTGCGTGGTTTATGGACTACTATAAGCAGATCATGGAGTGGGCCGCGAGCGTGGAGCGCGTGTATAAATTCGTCGAGATCGCGCAGGCAGCGGACTCCAAGGTCAAATTTGGCGCTAAATTTAGCGGACAAAACAGCAACCTTGACGGAGTGAGCGAATCCGCCCAGGTAACGGCGGCAAATTTGGCGCAGGATAAATTTAAGAGCGTTAAATTTGACGAGAGTGGCGAACAAAACGAGCTAAAGTGCTCAAATTTGCAAATTTTTACCCCAAGCGGCGAAAAGCTGGTATGCGGGCTAAATTTAAACGTAAAAAGCGGCGAATGGACGCTACTGCGCGGAGCTAGCGGAACGGGCAAAAGCAGCGTGTTTAGGTATATCGCGGGCATCTGGGATCACGGCTCGGGTGAGGTTTGCGTGCCGTGCGGGACTATGGTCGTGCCGCAAAAGCCGTTTTTAGCGTGCATGAGCCTAAGGCGGCTTATCGCGTATCCTAGCGACTTACAAAGCGCAGACGCCGATTTTGAGGGGATCTTACGACGAGTGCGGCTAGAGAAATTTACCCCCGAGCTAGACGAAATCAAAGACTGGGGCAAGACTTTAAGCGGAGGCGAGGCGCAAAGGCTTGCATTTGCGAGGGTTTATTTTATGCAGCCTGTGTTTTTGCTGCTTGACGAGGCAACCTCGGCGCTTGATAGCGCACTGGCAAAAGAGCTTTTAACCGCCCTGAAGCGCGACTTTCCGCACCTTGGCGTACTCATGATCACGCACCAAGAGGAGCTTAAATTTATTTTTGACAAGGTTATCAATATCGGTCCTGTCAAGCAAATATAA